The following coding sequences are from one Armatimonadota bacterium window:
- a CDS encoding MarR family transcriptional regulator: protein MKVQASKDAAIQAYVKLIRTAEALHVRVSRGLIAEGLTASQFSAMKVLRLHGALPQRDIAKYLLQSGGNITLVVDNLERDGLAQRVRSVEDRRIVLVTLTKKGEELFDKIYPGHLDRIREAMGPLDVTRLEELLSLLEAAGASDSVCCTPTEEGDAKEASLARSN from the coding sequence ATGAAGGTTCAAGCAAGTAAAGATGCAGCTATCCAAGCTTACGTGAAGCTAATCCGCACCGCTGAAGCCCTTCATGTCCGCGTTAGCCGTGGCCTCATTGCCGAAGGTTTGACGGCAAGCCAGTTCAGCGCGATGAAGGTTCTTCGCCTTCACGGCGCTCTGCCCCAGCGCGACATCGCCAAATATCTGCTGCAGTCCGGTGGCAACATCACGCTCGTCGTCGATAACCTTGAACGAGACGGTTTGGCCCAGCGAGTGCGGAGCGTGGAGGATCGTCGCATCGTCCTCGTCACGCTTACCAAGAAGGGCGAAGAACTGTTCGACAAGATTTACCCGGGCCATCTCGACCGCATCCGGGAAGCAATGGGGCCGCTGGACGTCACGCGCCTCGAAGAACTATTGTCGCTGCTGGAAGCGGCGGGCGCTTCAGACTCGGTCTGTTGCACGCCAAC